A genomic segment from Culex pipiens pallens isolate TS unplaced genomic scaffold, TS_CPP_V2 Cpp_Un0001, whole genome shotgun sequence encodes:
- the LOC128093685 gene encoding glutamyl-tRNA(Gln) amidotransferase subunit C-3, mitochondrial-like has translation MIGIPFHLRPPPGRTLHSLVRTIASTKPADLSGTQDKSTRQKINFHELKHPSKVPQRPNKSPIDGQSTPTRIPVDAQTVQLLERLSLVDLDSAEAHRTLEDAIEFASQILSVDTDGVEPLNTVLERERLTLREDRVSDGKIQQDVLRNACVTEEENFVAPPGNIPLEQEPRK, from the coding sequence ATGATTGGAATTCCGTTCCATCTACGACCACCCCCGGGACGCACCCTCCACTCGCTGGTGAGGACCATTGCCTCAACGAAGCCGGCCGATTTATCCGGGACGCAGGACAAGAGCACCCGGCAAAAGATCAATTTCCACGAGCTTAAACATCCGAGCAAGGTTCCCCAGCGTCCAAACAAATCTCCGATTGACGGCCAGTCGACACCAACCCGCATCCCGGTGGACGCCCAAACGGTGCAACTGCTGGAGCGGTTAAGCCTGGTGGATCTGGACAGCGCCGAGGCCCACCGGACGCTCGAGGACGCGATCGAGTTTGCGTCGCAGATTCTGTCCGTGGACACCGACGGCGTAGAACCGCTGAACACGGTACTGGAGCGGGAGCGGTTGAcgctgcgcgaggaccgcgtgTCCGACGGGAAAATCCAGCAGGATGTGCTGAGGAACGCATGCGTTACCGAGGAGGAGAACTTTGTGGCGCCACCGGGAAATATTCCGCTCGAGCAGGAACCGAGGAAGTGA